Part of the bacterium genome is shown below.
TAGACCGGCGCATTCGCGCGAAGCCAGCGGGTTCGCTCGGGCATGTCCTCGTTCCAGGCATGGGCCTGGCTGAAATCGATGTCGATGTTGGTCTCGTCGAAGCGGGTGGTCATGATCAGGGGGGCTCCTTGGACGGGGCTCGTGAGTGCTCGAGAACGTTGGAATCGGGTCAGCGCGGCCGAAGGGTCTCGATCGCGAAGTCGGAGGCGGCGTGGAGGCCTTCCTCGACCGGGAAGTCGGGGTTGGCCAGCCAGCTCGTGATCGCCGAATTGAGCATTCCGACGATCATCTGGCTCAAGAAGGGCGCGGGATGGTCGTCGCGCACGCAGCCCTCCTTCTGGCCGTCGGCGAGCAGGTCGACGAAGGGCTCGAAGAGGCGCTCGAGGTAGGGGTGGGGTCCGGCCGGGGTTCCGTCGAGCCGGATGAACTCGAGCAGCGTCTCTCGCGCCGGGTCGCGATTCTCGCTGATGTCCTTGGCTGCCCGATCGATGAAGCGCCGCAGCCGCAGGATCGCGTCCCCCTCGCCGACGAGACTCTCGACGGTCATGGCGTGGAGGTGATCGACCACCTCCGCGGTCATCAACGAGAGGAGCGCCTGCTTGCTGTGGAAGTGGTTGAAGAACGTGGCCGGGGCGACGTCCGCCGTGTGAGCGATCTCGTCGACGGTCGTCGCGTCGAAGCCCTGCTTCGCGAAGAGCTCGCGGGCGGCGGCGTAGATGCGGGCGCGGACCTCGAGCTTCTTGCGCTCTCGGCGTCCCAGGGGCGCGGTCGGCGTCAGCGACATTCGGGCTCTCCTCGCATTCGGCGCTTCACGGCGCTGGAGTCTCCTCCATGGGTAGAGTTCGGTCAATACTTGGAGTCGGCTCTTAATTTAGTGGGCCCTCCACGATAAAACGTAACGAAAGCAGTAGCTTGTGCGCAGATGAAGCGCATCGGGGACTGTGCGAACGCGTTCGCGGAGACGGAAATCCGATCATGATACCCGCGGGGCGACACGCCAGACGATCTTCGCCTGCACCGGGCGCGTCCTGCGGAGCCGGCGGCCTCGGCCGCTAGT
Proteins encoded:
- a CDS encoding TetR/AcrR family transcriptional regulator, producing MSLTPTAPLGRRERKKLEVRARIYAAARELFAKQGFDATTVDEIAHTADVAPATFFNHFHSKQALLSLMTAEVVDHLHAMTVESLVGEGDAILRLRRFIDRAAKDISENRDPARETLLEFIRLDGTPAGPHPYLERLFEPFVDLLADGQKEGCVRDDHPAPFLSQMIVGMLNSAITSWLANPDFPVEEGLHAASDFAIETLRPR